CGCGCCCTGATCGAGGGCGACGCACCGGCCGCGGCCGGCGCCGCACCCGTGGCGATCGCCACCGGCTCGGAGGAGGCGGCAGCTCGTGGCTGACCTCGACGAGCCCGACGCATCGGACGTCGGCGATCCGGAGTTCGGCCCCCTGCCGACTGGGGACCTCGACGAGCTGACCGACGAGGAGCGCGACGCGCTCAACGACGCCGACGCCCCCGAGGAGGAGGAGTTCGACCTGACGCCGCTGTTCCTCGAATGGGTCGAGGAGCACCTGGCGGTGGTCGAGTACACCCACTCCGATCGGAACACCGCGGCGTGGTGTCCGGAGTGGTGGAAGCATCCGGAGGCCGTGGAACGGCTCT
This sequence is a window from Curtobacterium sp. MCBD17_035. Protein-coding genes within it:
- a CDS encoding DUF4913 domain-containing protein: MADLDEPDASDVGDPEFGPLPTGDLDELTDEERDALNDADAPEEEEFDLTPLFLEWVEEHLAVVEYTHSDRNTAAWCPEWWKHPEAVERLWASFEARQQARIDAAERADALSDWWLTHWDRHAAILFDAKAGPFRRCDRNLGHLHDSNGQEEQRVAYYAPPEGWLRA